Genomic window (Gemmatimonadota bacterium):
CCGTGCGCGCCGTCGGCTCCTCCGGCGTCGATCCGTTCTCTGCCGTCTCGGCGGGGATTGCGGCGCTCTACGGCCCGTTGCATGGTGGCGCCAACGAGGCCGTCCTGCGGATGCTGGACGAGATCGGCAGCAAGGACCGGATCCCGAAGTTCATCGAGGATGTCAAGAACGGCGGCGATCGCCTGATGGGATTCGGCCACCGGGTCTACAAGTCCTACGACCCGCGCGCCAAGCTCATCAAGAGCGTGGCGAACGATGTCTTCGCCCAGACTGGCCTCAACCCGAAGCTCGAGATTGCCCTCGAGCTCGAGCGGATCGCCCTCGAGGACGAGTACTTCATCAAGCGGAAGCTCTACCCGAATGTCGATTTCTATTCCGGGCTGATCTACCAGGCGATGGGCTACCCCACCGACTACTTCACGGTGCTCTTTGCCCTCGGCCGCCTGCCCGGCTGGCTGGCGCAGTGGGAGGAGATGATCACCGACAAGGAGCAGAAGATCGCGCGCCCGCGGCAGATCTATACGGGACCGGCGGAGCGGAATTTTGTGGAGATGAAGCAGCGATAGAGGATCTTGGATGACAGATGACAGATGACAGATAACAGCCGAAGGGCCGGCCCCTCACTTGGACGCCGGCCCTTCGTGTCTTCTCCACCATCTGTCATCTGTCATCTGTCATCGTCTCACGATTTCGATAATCCGGATCGCCGGCGTCAGCGCCTGCCCCGTTGCCGGCGAGTGCTGAATCGCGCGAACGATGGCCATTCCCCCGGTAACCCGGCCGAACGCGGCGAAGCCTTCACCATCGGGATTCCGCTTCCCCCCGGCATCAAGTTCCGGCTGCGAGCCGATGACAATGAAGAACGAGGAGGTGGCCGTGTTGGCGCCGGCGCGGGCCATGGAGAGCGTGCCATCGACGTGGTGCAGCCCGGTGACGCGGGTGCCTTCCATGGCGATCGGCGGGAAGTCATCGCTGGCGCGCTCGGACGCCACCGATCCCTGAATCACCTCGATCTTCACCGGTGAGTCGGGCTGGTTCTGCATCGTGACGGTGCGGTGGAACTGCCCGCCGTGGAAATGACCGCCATCGACATAGCGGAGAAAGTTCGCCGCCGTCCGTGGTGCGTGCGTGCTATCCACCTCGACAGAGATCTCCCCCATCGAGGTCCTGATCACCAATGGCACAGTGCCCTGTCCCTCGGCACGCACTGCCGCCAGGACAAGCCCGATCCCGACCACGCGAAGCAATCTCACCGGAACACCTCGCTTCTCGCTTCTCCCTTCTCGCTTCTCGTCCTACTCCTCGAGATACGTATACCCCTCAAGCCCCGCCACATAATCCGCGATGTAGGCGTTCGCTTCCTGCCGCGACAAGCCATTGGCGCGATTCACCTTGCGGCGGAAGGTCGCCAGCAGGTCGGAAGCGTGGAACTGCACGTAGGTGAGCACCTCGGTCACGGTGTCGCCGTGCACCAGATCGGTGATTTCGTAGCCATCGTCTTTCTGCCGGACGTGGACCGCGTTGGTATCACCAAAGAGGTTGTGCAGGTCGCCAAGGATTTCCTGATACGCGCCGGTGAGGAAGATGCCGAGGATGTACGGCTCCCCCTCCTTCCAGGGATGCAGCTCGAGGGAGGGCTTCCCCTTGCGACCACCGGTGAATCGGTCGATCACGCCATCGGAGTCGCAGGTGACGTCCTGAATAGTGCCGCGGCGCGCCGGCATCTCACCGAGACGATGAATCGGCATGATCGGAAAGAGCTGATCGATGGCCCAGTTATCCGGCAGCGACTGAAAGAGCGAGAAATTGCAGAAGTACCGATCGACCAGTGCCGTTTCGAGGTGGGCCGCGAGCTCCGGATACGAGGCCCGGTCATCACCCATCGAGGCCGCCAGCGCGTTCAGCGTCGTGATATAGAGCTGTTCGGCGTTCGCGCGGTCGCGCAGCGAGTAGACACCGCTCGCAAAGAGTTCCTGCGAGCGCTCCTTGGCGAAGACTGCGTCGTGGAAGGCTTCTTCGATCCGGTCCGGACTCAGGGTGTCAAGGTTCTCCTGCATCTCCAGCAGCAGCGGCTGGTCTTCCTCCTTGAGCACGACCGGGGCGGACTGGTTCTGCGATTCGCAGTCGATGACGTTGATGAGCAGCAGCGAATGGTGCGCCGTGATCGCGCGACCGGATTCGGAAATGAGATGCGGCATCGGCAGTTCTTCATTCCGGCACACGCCGCCGATGGTGTACACCACGTCGTTGGCATACTCGCGCATGGTGTAATTCATCGAGGCAGGCCGTGTGCTGCGTGAGCCGTCGTAGTCCACGCCCAGCCCGCCACCAACATCCACGTAGTCGATCTCGAATCCCATCTTGCGCAGTTCCACGTAGTACCGACCGACTTCCTCCAGCCCTGCCTTCACGAACCGGATGTCGGTGATCTGCGACCCGAGGTGGAAATGGACCAGCTTGAGAATGTGCTGCTTGCCGCTCTTCTCGAGCATGTCGAGCAACCGGACAAGCTCCACCGCGGAGAGGCCGAACTTCGACT
Coding sequences:
- a CDS encoding peptidylprolyl isomerase codes for the protein MRLLRVVGIGLVLAAVRAEGQGTVPLVIRTSMGEISVEVDSTHAPRTAANFLRYVDGGHFHGGQFHRTVTMQNQPDSPVKIEVIQGSVASERASDDFPPIAMEGTRVTGLHHVDGTLSMARAGANTATSSFFIVIGSQPELDAGGKRNPDGEGFAAFGRVTGGMAIVRAIQHSPATGQALTPAIRIIEIVRR
- the speA gene encoding biosynthetic arginine decarboxylase, whose protein sequence is MAASSSSPFVLSPSADPSKWSVRDAEKLYNMQGWGLGYFRISDEGHVMVHPDGAATGGIDLYHIAMDLSAQGVGLPLLLRFSDILRSRIAELAERFRVAIDDFGYEGKYTTVYPVKVNQQRHVVQEIVEFGTPHGVGLECGSKPELMAVLGLNESARHLIICNGYKDEEFMRLALIGQQLGHKVVIVLEQLNELEVLLKVADEMKIEPTVGVRIKLATEGSGRWAKSGGEKSKFGLSAVELVRLLDMLEKSGKQHILKLVHFHLGSQITDIRFVKAGLEEVGRYYVELRKMGFEIDYVDVGGGLGVDYDGSRSTRPASMNYTMREYANDVVYTIGGVCRNEELPMPHLISESGRAITAHHSLLLINVIDCESQNQSAPVVLKEEDQPLLLEMQENLDTLSPDRIEEAFHDAVFAKERSQELFASGVYSLRDRANAEQLYITTLNALAASMGDDRASYPELAAHLETALVDRYFCNFSLFQSLPDNWAIDQLFPIMPIHRLGEMPARRGTIQDVTCDSDGVIDRFTGGRKGKPSLELHPWKEGEPYILGIFLTGAYQEILGDLHNLFGDTNAVHVRQKDDGYEITDLVHGDTVTEVLTYVQFHASDLLATFRRKVNRANGLSRQEANAYIADYVAGLEGYTYLEE